From the genome of Labrys wisconsinensis, one region includes:
- a CDS encoding DMT family transporter, which translates to MPSLSFLYPLLAIVLWAGNVVVSRLSAHAIGPQAITFYRLLLAAALMSLFVAAPAWRNRAAIMAELGRLGVLGFLAMCLFQSLSYLAAETTTATSMAVITALTPLLTVGLGAALLGEPPTVGMAGGGALSLAGLVWLVSGGEPARLVDGGLHAGDGLMLLAALAYALYGVLLKRWSLPLPVWQSTYVQALCALAIMLPAFLATPEPARRLDAATLPLVAYAGVCASVVLPFLWIRGVQRLGPSRCAIFMNLLPVLTAAAAIVMLGEPVQPFHLVGGAMALAGVAVAQMLRRPLARARRAEG; encoded by the coding sequence ATGCCCAGCCTGTCCTTTCTCTATCCCCTGCTCGCCATCGTGCTGTGGGCCGGCAATGTGGTGGTCTCGCGCCTGTCGGCGCACGCTATCGGGCCGCAGGCGATCACCTTCTACCGCCTGCTGCTCGCCGCGGCGCTCATGAGCCTGTTCGTCGCCGCGCCGGCCTGGCGCAACCGGGCCGCCATCATGGCCGAGCTCGGCCGCCTCGGCGTGCTCGGCTTCCTGGCGATGTGCCTGTTCCAGAGCCTGTCCTATCTCGCGGCGGAGACGACCACGGCGACCAGCATGGCGGTCATCACCGCGCTGACGCCGCTGCTCACGGTCGGGCTCGGCGCGGCGCTGCTGGGCGAGCCGCCGACCGTCGGCATGGCCGGGGGCGGCGCCCTGTCGCTCGCCGGCCTCGTCTGGCTCGTCAGCGGCGGCGAGCCGGCCCGGCTCGTCGACGGCGGCCTGCATGCCGGCGACGGGCTCATGCTGCTGGCGGCCCTGGCCTATGCGCTCTACGGCGTGCTGCTGAAGCGCTGGAGCCTGCCGCTGCCGGTCTGGCAGTCCACCTATGTGCAGGCGCTGTGCGCGCTGGCGATCATGCTGCCGGCCTTCCTCGCCACGCCCGAGCCGGCGCGCCGGCTCGATGCGGCGACCCTGCCGCTCGTCGCCTATGCCGGCGTCTGCGCTTCGGTGGTGCTGCCCTTCCTGTGGATCCGCGGCGTCCAGCGGCTGGGGCCGAGCCGCTGCGCCATCTTCATGAACCTGCTGCCGGTCCTCACCGCGGCAGCGGCCATCGTCATGCTCGGCGAGCCGGTGCAGCCGTTCCATCTCGTCGGCGGCGCCATGGCCCTGGCGGGCGTGGCCGTGGCGCAGATGCTGCGCCGGCCCCTGGCGCGAGCGCGGCGGGCCGAGGGATGA
- a CDS encoding response regulator produces the protein MRLLIVEDSARLRELLTDRVHDAGWRVDCVDTAAGTLAAARAVTYDLALVDLGLPDGDGLILIRDLRRGGFAAPILVITARGSIGDRVAALDGGADDYLVKPFNHVELLARCRALLRRRPSHVGEVVELGGLAFDLATGTVSAAGQPLPMAPRERSVLELLVRNAGRVVTKQSIETALSEIGEEISTNAVELAVSRLRRRLQPFALDAAIETVRGIGYLLRRTQSHG, from the coding sequence ATGAGGCTGCTTATCGTCGAGGACAGCGCGCGCCTGCGCGAGCTGCTCACCGACCGCGTCCACGATGCGGGCTGGCGGGTGGACTGCGTCGACACCGCCGCCGGAACGCTCGCCGCCGCCCGGGCCGTCACCTACGACCTCGCGCTGGTCGATCTCGGCCTGCCCGACGGCGACGGCCTCATTCTGATCCGCGACCTGCGCCGCGGCGGCTTCGCCGCGCCGATCCTGGTGATCACCGCCCGCGGCTCGATCGGAGACCGGGTCGCGGCGCTCGACGGCGGAGCCGACGACTATCTGGTCAAGCCGTTCAACCATGTCGAGCTGCTGGCGCGCTGCCGGGCGCTGCTGCGGCGCCGGCCGAGCCATGTCGGCGAGGTGGTCGAGCTCGGCGGCCTCGCCTTCGACCTCGCCACCGGCACGGTGTCGGCGGCGGGCCAGCCCCTGCCCATGGCGCCGCGCGAGCGCTCGGTGCTGGAGCTCCTGGTGCGCAATGCCGGGCGCGTCGTCACCAAGCAGTCGATCGAGACCGCATTGTCGGAGATCGGCGAGGAGATCTCGACCAATGCGGTCGAGCTCGCCGTGTCCCGGCTGCGCCGGCGCCTGCAGCCCTTCGCGCTCGACGCCGCGATCGAGACGGTGCGCGGCATCGGCTATCTCCTGCGCCGGACCCAGAGCCATGGCTGA